A stretch of Homo sapiens chromosome 12, GRCh38.p14 Primary Assembly DNA encodes these proteins:
- the KCNH3 gene encoding voltage-gated inwardly rectifying potassium channel KCNH3 isoform X2: MPAMRGLLAPQNTFLDTIATRFDGTHSNFVLGNAQVAGLFPVVYCSDGFCDLTGFSRAEVMQRGCACSFLYGPDTSELVRQQIRKALDEHKEFKAELILYRKSGLPFWCLLDVIPIKNEKGEVALFLVSHKDISETKNRGGPDRWKETGGGRRRYGRARSKGFNANRRRSRAVLYHLSGHLQKQPKGKHKLNKGVFGEKPNLPEYKVAAIRKSPFILLHCGALRATWDGFILLATLYVAVTVPYSVCVSTAREPSAARGPPSVCDLAVEVLFILDIVLNFRTTFVSKSGQVVFAPKSICLHYVTTWFLLDVIAALPFDLLHAFKVNVYFGAHLLKTVRLLRLLRLLPRLDRYSQYSAVVLTLLMAVFALLAHWVACVWFYIGQREIESSESELPEIGWLQELARRLETPYYLVGRRPAGGNSSGQSDNCSSSSEANGTGLELLGGPSLRSAYITSLYFALSSLTSVGFGNVSANTDTEKIFSICTMLIGALMHAVVFGNVTAIIQRMYARRFLYHSRTRDLRDYIRIHRIPKPLKQRMLEYFQATWAVNNGIDTTEGRAT, encoded by the exons ATGCCGGCCATGCGGGGCCTCCTGGCGCCGCAGAACACCTTCCTGGACACCATCGCTACGCGCTTCGACGGCACGC ACAGTAACTTCGTGCTGGGCAACGCCCAGGTGGCGGGGCTCTTCCCCGTGGTCTACTGCTCTGATGGCTTCTGTGACCTCACGGGCTTCTCCCGGGCTGAGGTCATGCAGCGGGGCTGTGCCTGCTCCTTCCTTTATGGGCCAGACACCAGTGAGCTCGTCCGCCAACAGATCCGCAAGGCCCTGGACGAGcacaaggagttcaaggctgagcTGATCCTGTACCGGAAGAGCG GGCTCCCGTTCTGGTGTCTCCTGGATGTGATACCCATAAAGAATGAGAAAGGGGAGGtggctctcttcctagtctctCACAAGGACATCAGCGAAACCAAGAACCGAGGGGGCCCCGACAGATGGAAGGAGACAG GTGGTGGCCGGCGCCGATATGGCCGGGCACGATCCAAAGGCTTCAATGCCAACCGGCGGCGGAGCCGGGCCGTGCTCTACCACCTGTCCGGGCACCTGCAGAAGCAGCCCAAGGGCAAGCACAAGCTCAATAAG GGGGTGTTTGGGGAGAAACCAAACTTGCCTGAGTACAAAGTAGCCGCCATCCGGAAGTCGCCCTTCATCCTGTTGCACTGTGGGGCACTGAGAGCCACCTGGGATGGCTTCATCCTGCTCGCCACACTCTATGTGGCTGTCACTGTGCCCTACAGCGTGTGTGTGAGCACAGCACGGGAGCCCAGTGCCGCCCGCGGCCCGCCCAGCGTCTGTGACCTGGCCGTGGAGGTCCTCTTCATCCTTG ACATTGTGCTGAATTTCCGTACCACATTCGTGTCCAAGTCGGGCCAGGTGGTGTTTGCCCCAAAGTCCATTTGCCTCCACTACGTCACCACCTGGTTCCTGCTGGATGTCATCGCAGCGCTGCCCTTTGACCTGCTACATGCCTTCAAGGTCAACGTG TACTTCGGGGCCCATCTGCTGAAGACGGTGCGCCTGCTGCGCCTGCTGCGCCTGCTTCCGCGGCTGGACCGGTACTCGCAGTACAGCGCCGTGGTGCTGACACTGCTCATGGCCGTGTTCGCCCTGCTCGCGCACTGGGTCGCCTGCGTCTGGTTTTACATTGGCCAGCGGGAGATCGAGAGCAGCGAATCCGAGCTGCCTGAGATTG GCTGGCTGCAGGAGCTGGCCCGCCGACTGGAGACTCCCTACTACCTGGTGGGCCGGAGGCCAGCTGGAGGGAACAGCTCCGGCCAGAGTGAcaactgcagcagcagcagcgaggCCAACGGGACGGGGCTGGAGCTGCTGGGCGGCCCGTCGCTGCGCAGCGCCTACATCACCTCCCTCTACTTCGCACTCAGCAGCCTCACCAGCGTGGGCTTCGGCAACGTGTCCGCCAACACGGACACCGAGAAGATCTTCTCCATCTGCACCATGCTCATCGGCG ccctgatGCACGCGGTGGTGTTTGGGAACGTGACGGCCATCATCCAGCGCATGTACGCCCGCCGCTTTCTGTACCACAGCCGCACGCGCGACCTGCGCGACTACATCCGCATCCACCGTATCCCCAAGCCCCTCAAGCAGCGCATGCTGGAGTACTTCCAGGCCACCTGGGCGGTGAACAATGGCATCGACACCACCGAG GGAAGGGCGACCTGA